Part of the Candidatus Alcyoniella australis genome is shown below.
GCTGATCCCCGATCAATAATCCGGGCTAAAAATGTCTCCCGGCGTAGGGGTGGATTTTGATCAGGAAGTTCTCTAGCAGCTTGAAGCTCGACCAGCTCGGGTCCCACAGCAGGTGGATCAGCGCCATGATCGTGATGTTCAGCGTGCCCGCCACAACCGAGATGAACGGCACCGCCAGGAACAACAGCCAGTTGCGTTTGGCCCAGCTCATCTGCTGCCTGCGGTCGGTCATCAGGAAGTAGGCGTAGCTAAACGGCAGGAACGCCGAGAACCAGGCCACGTAGTTAACGATCGGCACGCCCACGAACTTGGGCAGCGAGCCCAGGCTCGGATGCCAGGCCCAGAAAATTCCCGAGAGGCTGGCCAGCGGGTCGAGCTGCGAGTCCAGCAGCAAAGCGATGAAGGTCGTGAGAAACGCCGAACGCAGCGGCGTGCGGGCAAACCAGGTCCAGTGCTCGCGCAGTTTTTCCGCGGCCCAGGTGCAGCAGTAGAACACCAGGCACCAGCCCATCATCGTGCAAAACGGCGCGGGGAAGTGATAGGGCGTGTGCTTGAAGCCCAGGTAGAAGTTGTACATCGGCTCGTCGAAAAACCCGAGCAAAATGTCGGTGTTCTCCAGCAACAGCCCGTAGGAGAATCCCACGACGTAGAAAGTAACGAAGCTCGCGGTGCCGCGAGTTACCAGGGCATGGACCATGAAGACCGCGATCCAGAACAGCTGCATGTACTCAAACAGGCTCTTAACCGCCGCGTCTTCCAACGGATGGTAGGGTATGATCAGCAGCCACAGCACCAGCGGCCCGATCAGCGCGGCGTAGATCACGCGCAGCGCCTTGTCCTTGAGCGTGATCCGCGGGTCGGCCATGATCCTGGCGTGGAAGTAGGCCAGCACTATCGACAGCGGGAACACGGCGGTGGCCGCGAACTCCCAGACCGTGTGCCCGGTGCTCAGAAAGCGCTCGCGCGGCACGTTCTTGGTCATGAAGCTCATCACGCCCAGAGTCTCGAGGTAGAAGAACCAGATCGGCAGCGACCTGAGCGTTTCCCTGAGCATCTCGCCGCGGCTGTAGGGGAATAATCCGCCGTCGTTCACGGCAATGGACTTGGGCTGCTCGGCGTTTGTCGACACGTCCCGCTCCATAGTGTAGTCCGTAGATTGAATTTCGAGTCTAGCGCCGCGCTTTGGCCTGTCAAGCGGCTGAAGTTGATACCTGAGGGCGATGCTGATAGAAATTGCGCACACCTGTGTGGAGAGGCAATGGAGCACGGTCGATTCATGGAGCAATCGGACGAGATCGCGGCCCGCTGGATCGAGCGGATGCGCGAGCTGCCGAGCCTCTCCCAGGGCGAGTCCGCGTCCGACCAGGCGCAGCTGCAGTGGATCGAACCATTTGTGCAGATGCTCGCCGATCACCTGATCGGCAGCCGCAACGGGATGATCTTCGTCTACCTTGAAACGCTGATTAAGCGCGGCCCGTTCGTACGCTCGCCGATCAACGAGATCGTGGGCAGCTTGGTCGAGTTGGGCCGCATCATCGGCGACCTAGCAGCGCAAATCGAGCCTGAAACAACAGCGCGGCGCGAACTGCGCAGCCTGGTGCAAGGCGCTCTGACCGATTGCGCCCTGCGGGCCTGCAGCTACTATGACGAGCGGATCAGCTCCCAACGCGAACGCACCGAGGAGCTGATCGAAGAGGCGAACCTGATCCAGCTTTACCTCGACGAACGCGGACGGATCGTGCGCCTCAACCGCCGTGGAGCCGAGATCCTGCAGATCGATCCCAGCGACGTTCTGCACAAGAGCCTGGGCCAGTTCATCCTGCCCGAGCGGCTGGACAGGTTCACCGAGCTGATGGGATATCTGATGCAGGGTCTGCCCCAGGTCGTCGAGCTTGCGGTGACCTTCGGCGGAGTGCGGCGCGAGCTGTCGATGACGATCCATCCGCTGTTCGACGGCGGCAAGGTCGTGGGCGCGCGCGGCATCGCCACGGACATCACCGACTCCAAGGCATTGCAGGCCAAGTTAAAGCGCTCGGAAGAGAAGTATCGCAAGCTGCTCGAGAACGCCAACGACGCGATCATCCTCACCGATCTCAAAGAGGGCGCGATCGTCGACGTCAACCTGCGAGCCTGTGAGTTTTTCGGCGCGATCAAGGAGCAGCTGCTGGGGCGCACGATCATGGAGCTGTTCGTCCAAGAGGACGAGAGCAAGGTGATCGACCTACTGCAGACCACGATTTTCGAGGGCTCGTCGAACATCGACAACCTGCAGATCCGGCGGCGCTCGGGGGGCGTGATCTACGTCGAGACCAGCTCGAACGTGATCGAGTACGGCGAGGTGCGGGTAATCCAGTCGATCCTGCGCGACATCTCCGAACGTAAGAAGCTCGAGCAGAAGGTCACCGAGCGAACGCGCGAGCTCAAGCGCGCCTACACCGAACTGCAGCGTTTTCAGGAGGACCTGGTGCAGTCCGAGCGCGCGGCCTCCCTGGGCGATCTGGCGGCACGGCTTTCCTCGCAACTCAGCGAGCCGCTTAAAGAGGCCCAGGAGGACATCGAGCGGCTGGTGAATGAGCTGGGCGTCCAGGGC
Proteins encoded:
- a CDS encoding carotenoid biosynthesis protein is translated as MSTNAEQPKSIAVNDGGLFPYSRGEMLRETLRSLPIWFFYLETLGVMSFMTKNVPRERFLSTGHTVWEFAATAVFPLSIVLAYFHARIMADPRITLKDKALRVIYAALIGPLVLWLLIIPYHPLEDAAVKSLFEYMQLFWIAVFMVHALVTRGTASFVTFYVVGFSYGLLLENTDILLGFFDEPMYNFYLGFKHTPYHFPAPFCTMMGWCLVFYCCTWAAEKLREHWTWFARTPLRSAFLTTFIALLLDSQLDPLASLSGIFWAWHPSLGSLPKFVGVPIVNYVAWFSAFLPFSYAYFLMTDRRQQMSWAKRNWLLFLAVPFISVVAGTLNITIMALIHLLWDPSWSSFKLLENFLIKIHPYAGRHF
- a CDS encoding PAS domain S-box protein gives rise to the protein MEHGRFMEQSDEIAARWIERMRELPSLSQGESASDQAQLQWIEPFVQMLADHLIGSRNGMIFVYLETLIKRGPFVRSPINEIVGSLVELGRIIGDLAAQIEPETTARRELRSLVQGALTDCALRACSYYDERISSQRERTEELIEEANLIQLYLDERGRIVRLNRRGAEILQIDPSDVLHKSLGQFILPERLDRFTELMGYLMQGLPQVVELAVTFGGVRRELSMTIHPLFDGGKVVGARGIATDITDSKALQAKLKRSEEKYRKLLENANDAIILTDLKEGAIVDVNLRACEFFGAIKEQLLGRTIMELFVQEDESKVIDLLQTTIFEGSSNIDNLQIRRRSGGVIYVETSSNVIEYGEVRVIQSILRDISERKKLEQKVTERTRELKRAYTELQRFQEDLVQSERAASLGDLAARLSSQLSEPLKEAQEDIERLVNELGVQGVGREELRGRMVLIRHSLNQARTVLHDLLDIPVKHEE